One Setaria viridis chromosome 3, Setaria_viridis_v4.0, whole genome shotgun sequence DNA window includes the following coding sequences:
- the LOC117850822 gene encoding receptor protein kinase-like protein ZAR1, with translation MTRCQHTLPGPAPDPRSGFYNLPIPEPLHLSLVSQRRVSASTKLMTTILLLLLLLALPPPSAVALTAEGLALLAFKAAATDDPYSALSRWSESDTDPCRWPGITCANTTSSSSSASSPAQPHVVGVAVAGKNISGYIPSELGSLLFLRRLNLHGNRLSGAIPAALSNASSLHSLYLYGNRLTGGLPVALCDLPRLQNLDVSGNALSGELPLDLRNCRSLQRLVLARNAFAGELPAGVWPEMPSLQQLDLSSNAFNGSIPPDLGELPRLAGTLNLSHNRFSGVVPPELGRLPATVTLDLRFNNLSGAIPQTGSLASQGPTAFLNNPGLCGFPLQVPCRAVPPPTQSPTPPATTTPLPSTASDHHQPIKTSLIALISVADAAGVALVGVILVYVYWKVKDRKESRRDGHDDGDSSKSALCRCMLWRHGGGGDSSDASSGGEDDDEAGGKYNSGASGGDGELVAIDRGFRVELDELLRSSAYVLGKGGKGIVYKVVVANGTTPVAVRRLGGGSGGADRCKEFAAEARAVGRARHPNVVRLRAYYWSADEKLVVTDFVGNGNLATALRGRPGQTVLSWSARLKIAKGAARGLAYLHECSPRRFVHGEVKPSNILLDADFTPRVADFGLARLLAVAGCAPDGPPSSGGGGLLGGAIPYAKPTGPAPDRFGGGYRAPEARSPGAKPSQKWDVFAFGVVLLELLTGRGPGADHASPSTSASFSATVSGSTATDRSGSGEHGGGAVPEVVRWVRRGFEEDTRPVAEMVDPALLRGPALPKKEVVAAFHVALACTEVDPELRPRMKAVADNLDKIGS, from the exons ATGACAAGGTGCCAACATACCCTGCCTGGCCCTGCACCAGATCCGCGCAGTGGTTTCTATAACCTTCCCATCCCAGAGCCTCTTCACCTCTCTCTCGTCTCACAACGAAGAGTGTCAGCAAGCACCAAGCTAATGACCacaatcctcctcctcctgctcctccttgcattgccgccgccgtcggccgtcgcgcTCACGGCCGAGGGCCTGGCGCTGCTGGCCTTCAAGGCGGCGGCCACCGACGACCCCTACTCGGCGCTCTCGCGGTGGTCCGAGTCCGACACGGACCCGTGCCGCTGGCCGGGGATCACCTGCGCcaacaccacctcctcctcctcctcggcctcctcgccTGCACAGCCGCACGTCGTCGGCGTGGCCGTGGCGGGCAAGAACATCTCCGGCTACATCCCGTCGGAGCTCGGCTCGCTGCTGTTCCTCCGCCGCCTCAACCTCCACGGCAACCGCCTGTCGGGCGCCATCCCCGCCGCGCTCTCCAACGCCTCCTCGCTCCACTCGCTCTACCTCTACGGGAATCGCCTCACGGGCGGCCTCCCCGTCGCGCTCTGCGACCTCCCGCGCCTGCAGAACCTCGACGTCTCCGGCAACGCGCTCTCCGGCGAGCTCCCGCTCGACCTCCGCAACTGCCGCAGCCTGCAGCGCCTCGTGCTCGCACGGAACGCCTTCGCTGGGGAGCTCCCCGCCGGGGTGTGGCCTGAGATGCCCAGCCTGCAGCAGCTCGACCTCTCCTCCAACGCCTTCAACGGCTCCATCCCGCCCGACCTCGGCGAGCTCCCGCGGCTTGCTGGCACGCTCAACCTCTCCCACAACCGCTTCTCCGGCGTTgtgccgccggagctcggccgCCTGCCCGCCACCGTCACGCTCGACCTCCGCTTCAACAACCTCTCCGGGGCCATCCCGCAGACGGGCTCCCTCGCCAGCCAGGGCCCCACGGCATTCCTCAACAACCCCGGCCTCTGCGGGTTCCCGCTCCAGGTCCCCTGCCGCGCGGTCCCGCCGCCAACGCAGtcaccgacgccgccggcgacgacgaccccATTACCTTCCACCGCGTCCGATCACCACCAGCCCATCAAGACCAGCCTGATCGCGCTCATctccgtcgccgacgccgccggggTCGCCCTCGTCGGCGTCATCCTGGTCTACGTGTACTGGAAGGTCAAGGACCGGAAAGAGAGCCGCCGCGACGgccacgacgacggcgacagcaGCAAGAGCGCGCTCTGCCGCTGCATGCTgtggcggcacggcggcggcggcgactcgtCGGACGCGTCCTCGGGCGGCGAGGATGACGACGAGGCCGGCGGCAAGTACAACagcggcgcgagcggcggcgacggggagctgGTGGCGATCGACCGCGGCTTCCGCGTGGAGCTCGACGAGCTGCTGCGGTCGTCGGCGTACGTGCTGGGCAAGGGCGGCAAGGGGATCGTGTacaaggtggtggtggcgaacGGGACCACGCCCGTGGCCGTGCGGCGcctgggcggcggcagcggaggcgcGGACCGGTGCAAGGAGttcgcggcggaggcgcgcgccGTGGGGCGGGCGCGCCACCCCAACGTCGTGCGGCTGCGCGCCTACTACTGGTCCGCCGACGAGAAGCTCGTCGTCACCGACTTCGTCGGCAACGGCAACCTCGCCACCGCGCTGCGAG GTCGGCCGGGTCAAACCGTCCTGTCGTGGTCAGCGCGGCTGAAGATCGCCaagggcgcggcgcgcgggctggCGTACCTCCACGAGTGCAGCCCGCGGCGGTTCGTCCACGGCGAGGTGAAGCCCtccaacatcctcctcgacgccgaTTTCACCCCGCGCGTCGCCGACTTCGGACTCGCCCgcctgctcgccgtcgccggctgcgCCCCGGACGGGCCGCCgtcctcgggcggcggcgggctcctcGGCGGCGCCATACCGTACGCCAAGCCGACGGGGCCGGCCCCGGACCGCTTCGGCGGCGGGTACCGCGCCCCGGAGGCGCGGTCGCCGGGCGCGAAGCCTTCGCAGAAGTGGGACGTGTTCGCGTTCGGCGTcgtgctgctggagctgctgaCGGGGCGGGGGCCCGGCGCCGACCacgcgtcgccgtcgacgtcggCGTCGTTCTCGGCGACCGTGTCGGGGTCGACGGCCACGGACCGGTCCGGGagcggcgagcacggcggcggcgccgtgccggAGGTGGTGCGGTGGGTGCGGCGCGGGTTCGAGGAGGACACGCGGCCCGTGGCGGAGATGGTGGACCCGGCGCTGCTCCGGGGGCCCGCGCTGCCCAagaaggaggtggtggcggcgttcCACGTCGCGCTCGCGTGCACCGAGGTCGATCCCGAGCTCCGGCCGAGGATGAAGGCCGTCGCCGACAACCTCGACAAGATCGGCTCATGA